TGAAAGCAAAGCTACTAATTGGTGATGCTAGAACTACGATCGCACTAGTACATCAGTCGGATTTCACCGCAGATGCAATTTTCCTCGATCCCTTTTCACCACCACAGTGTCCCCAATTATGGACTGTTGAATTTATTAAACAACTCTCATTGTGTCTACATCAAGATGGTTTATTAGCCACCTATTCTTGTTCTGCTGCTGTACGCACAGCACTTTTGTCTGCTGGTTTAGCGATCGCTTCTACTCCACCGGTAGGCAGGCGATCGCCTGGTACTGTGGCAGCACATTCTGCAAGTGGTGAGTCTCAAAACCACTCAATACTTACTCCCCTCTCGCAAGTTGAAAAAGAACACTTACTAACCCGTGCCGCTATTCCCTATCGCGATCCTGGATTGAGCGATTCAACCGAAGTCATAATGATGCGGCGACAACAAGAGCAACAAGCCTCTTTACTCGAGCCTACCTCCCGTTGGCAAAAAAGGTGGCTATTGGGAATACAAGGCAGGGATTTTATGGCAAGTAATTTGTAGTTGTGATATTTACGACGGTTACGCCTACGCAATTACAAACTATTTCTTCAGCCCTTAATTTTTAAAACATCCTCTAAGCTCGACTTTATCCAAAATTAAGAATTCGGTTTTCTTTATCCAGCAAAAACCCCTGGCTTTTTGGCAAATACTTTTTCCGCATCACAGATTATCGATTAACTTAAAAAAGTAAAACGACGGTCCCACAGAGGTTTCAACGATAGCGTTCGTGCAACTACTCAGCAGAAGTATCGCATTGTGAAAGAAATGGATAAAGTCGAGCTTAGAGCCAAATAAATTAAATTCATGATAGTATATAATCTTACATTTATTTCGGCATTATTTGAGTATTCCAATAACTGAGTAAGTAAAAATATGTATACTTAATCATTACTATAAGACTTTTAACAAAAAACCCTCTAATTTGATATTAAGTAACCAAATACAGTCTTTTTTGGGCTTTTTTTATTTAAAAAAAACCGTAAAAAGCCTGATTTAACATTTGTGAAAATTTATCATACTGGAATTAGAAGCAAAAAATTTGACAACAAGATATCAGTTGTTCGTAAGATGAAATATACACGCTGCGAAAAATTAAAATAGGCAGCTTGAAGTAATACATAATCCCTATGAAAAATCTAGCTCAGATACATTCAAATATTAAATTTCTTTTTCAAATCTAACACTGTTAACTTGTGCAAAAACTTGGAGTGCCTTTGTGATTCAGTGGAAATCCAACCATACAGGCTTTACAGAACAAATTGTTAGTGAGTCCAACCCCATTAGCACAGTAAAGAGTATTGGTTCAAATCATGTTGTAGAATCGCAGAATAATGTGGAGGCTTATTCTTTAGGCTTATCTCAGGAAGACCTTATGCTTGAAAATAGGCAAGCAGTGTCTTCTTGGATAAAATCTGATATTAATTGTGGTGATGATTCATTGGTCTCTAGAACACTACAAGCCAAAGGTTCTAAAGTGAACAGGTTTGATTTAGATCCGCCGAAGGTTTTAGTAGTTGACGATCATGCCGCCAGTCGGATGACTGCTGTTGCCCTCTTGGGGATGGAAGGATACGAAGTAATTGAGGCAGACAGAGGTTCTACTGTTGTAGGATTGGTAACTCAAAAACAACCAGATTTGATTTTGCTGGATGTGATGATGCCAGGAATGGATGGATTTGAAGTTTGCCAATTGCTGAAACAAGATGAGCAGACTAGGCTAATCCCAGTAATTTTTATTACAGCGTTAAATGACAGGCGATCGCGCATTCGGGGAATTGAAGTTGGGGCAGATGATTTTCTCACCAAACCTTTTGATCGTGTAGAGTTGGCGGCACGTGTGAAGTCCTTGGTACGGCAGAAGCGTCTGAACGAAGATTTAGACCATGCCGAACAAGTATTATTTTCCATTGCCATGTCGATTGAAAGCCGCGATCCTAATACAGGCAACCATTGTGAACGCCTGGTAAAACTAGGACAACTTTTTGGTGAATATCTCAACCTCTCACGCTACCAAATTCGAGATTTGATGTGGGGTGGTTATCTCCACGATATCGGTAAGGTTGGTATTCCCGATGCTGTGCTGCTGAAAAAAGAACAACTCACAGCCAAAGATTGGGAGGTCATGAAGCAGCACGTTTTGATTGGAGAAAAAATCTGCCAGCCACTACGCAGTATGCGGGGTGTAATTCCTATTATTCGTCATCACCACGAACGCTGGGATGGCTCAGGCTACCCTGATGCACTCAAGGGGGATGATATTCCCTATCTGGCACAAGTATTTCAATTAATTGATATTTACGATGCTTTAAGCAGTGAACGACCTTACAAAATAGCTTTTACCACAGAAGAAGCACTTTCAGTGATGCTAGAAGAAGCTAATTCCGGTTGGCGTAATCCCAAACTAATGCAGCAATTTGCAGAGTTTATTCCATACTGTCAGGAATAAGGGTAGGGAGTAAGAGATTTTGTAGCTGCCGTAATGAGCAAAAATTGGTATAATCCTGACTCATTGTATATTTCAGTCTTCTATGATTAGCTTGGTATGATTTGAGCCTACATCTTAAAGTACCAACAGCATTAATCATAATTTCACTGATAGCTAATTATGGTAGTTGTAGCAATTCTAGCGGCGGGACGCGGCACACGGATGAAATCACGCTTACCCAAGGTTTTACATTCTTTGGGTGGGCAATCGCTAGTCGAGAGAGTTATCGAAAGTGTAGAACCACTTTCGCCCTCACGACGAATCGTAATTGTCGGGTATCAGTCCGAAGAAGTGCAAACCGCCATGCATTCAATTCCCAACTTGGAGTTTGTCGAACAGACTGTACAACTGGGAACCGGTCATGCCATCCAGCAATTACTTCCACACTTGAAAGATTACACAGGGGATTTGCTGATACTTAACGGCGATTTACCGTTAATACGCAGCGAAACTCTCAAGCAGATGTTACAAACTCACGCCCAAAATCAGAATGCTGCCACCATTCTTACCTCACACCTACCAGACCCCACGGGCTACGGGCGAGTTTTTTGTAACAATGAAAATATTGTGCAGCAAATGGTCGAACACAAAGATTGTACTGCTGCTCAAAGACAAAATCAGCGGATTAACGCTGGGGTTTACTGCTTCCGTTGGCCGGATTTGGCAAAGGTGCTTCCCCACCTTCAGGCAAACAATGCCCAAAAAGAATACTATCTCACTGATGCCGTCACTCAGGTGGGACAAGTGATGGCGGTGGATGTGGAAGATAATCAAGAAATTCTCGGCATTAACGATCGCCTGCAACTGGCAACAGCCTACGAGATTTTGCAAAAACGAGTCAAGGAAAAATGGATGCTAGCAGGTGTCACCCTCATCGACCCCGCAAGCATTACCATTGATGAAACTGTGGAATTACAGCCAGATGTAATTATTGAACCCCAAACTCACCTGCGGGGAAATACGGTGATTCAAACAGGAAGTCATATTGGGCCGGGAAGTTTAATTGAAAATAGTCAGTTGGCTGAAAACGTCACGGTGCAGTATTCAGTAGTAATAGATAGCACCATACAGGCAGGAAGCCGAATTGGCCCTTATGCTCATTTGCGCGGTCACGTACAAGTCGGTGCTGGTTGTCGTGTGGGGAATTTTGTGGAATTAAAAAATACCCAATTAGGCGATCGCACTAATGCAGCACATTTGTCATATATAGGTGATACCGTCGTCGGCAATCAGGTTAATATTGGTGCTGGTACAATTACTGCCAATTATGATGGCGTAAAGAAACACCGTACCAAAATAGGCGATCGCACAAAAACTGGTGCTAATAGCGTTTTAGTGGCTCCACTCACCTTGGGAGATGATGTTTACATTGCAGCTGGTTCTACCGTCACAGAAGACGTGCCTAATGATTCTCTGGTGATTGCCCGTAGTCGTCAGGTAGTAAAACCAGCTTGGCAAAGGAAAAGTGTTGAAAATAAAACCACAGATCAACATAAATAATTCATCACTGTTAATTGCGATTCATCTGTGGTTTTAGACTATAAACCAGGATTTTTGCAAGATGTCTAATCTAGCTAGATTAGTAGTGAAGCCAAAATCTCAAAAAATAACATGGAAGAACTGCTAGAACTTAGGCAATTTCTAGAACAAGGCAAAATCCATGAGGCGTTGCTGTTGGTGGATGAGTTAGAAGAAATGAGCCTCAGTGACAAAATCAATAAAATTGATAGTTATGGTGTAATTCTGCTCATCCATTTAATTAAACAAAAGGCTGAAAAACGTTCGACTCGCTCTTGGGATGTTTCGATAGAAAATACAGTGCGTGAAATCAACAAAATAAACAAGCGCCGCAAATCCGGTGGCTTTTACTTGAATCAAGCAGAATTAATCGATATTCTGCAACAAGGATATCAAGTGGCACTGAAAAGAGCGGCGCTAGAAGCTTTTGAGGGGCGTTATGAAGCCCAAGAATTAGCTGCAATGGTTGACCAGCAAGAAACTTTAACCGAAGCGCTGAAACTGATTCAACAATAGCCAATCAATTCACTATCATTCCATTCCAAAGTATCGCCAATTTTTTCGCCGTCGTGATAGGCGGCGAGTAAAATTTCGCTGGTTTTGCCCCAAGCGATCGCTCCACTAGCATCTAAAGCGATCGCTCCTAAATCTCGTTTGTTCTGGTGTGCTTCTCCAAAGGAACGCTGCATAGCCTCCTTCAGGGACATCCCATCAGTTACACGCACTACAATCCGGGGAGCTAAACACTCATCAATGATATCTTCCCCAATGCCAGTACAGCTAACACCAGCATTACTAGTAGCATAATTACCTGCTGGCATCGCAGAATCACTTACCCTTCCAATCCGCTCAAATCCCTTACCACCAGTAGAAGTGCCAGCAGCTAGCCTACCAAACACATCTAAAGCTACTACGCCGATGGTTCCGCGTCCAGCATTGCTGGTTTCTAGCAGTTCGGGTTCTGCTACCACGCCAGCCATTGTACTTTTAAAATTATCCTGGCGCTCTTGCATCCACTCTTGTAACCGCAAATCAGTTAAAGCATTATAGCTGGGAAGTTGCATTTCTCGCGCCAACTCAGCCGATCCAAAATCTGATAGCACTCGATCTGGCGAGTTTTGTAAAAATTGTGCTAATTCAATGGGATTTTTCACCCGCGAAATATTAATTACACCACTAAATCGCCCTAATGTCCCATCCATTAGGGAAGCACTCATACGGATTTGACCATCAGATTGCAATACTGAACCAGTACCAGCATTAAAGCGGGGGTTATCTTCGAGCATTTGGCAACCCTGCACCACCGCCTCAGAAGCAGTTGCTCCTGACAATAGCAGAGAATAGACTTCTTCTATTACTGTATGGAGCGATCGGCGCACGGTCTCTAATCCGCCTTTACCGTGGAGAGAACTACCAGCTCCCCCATGAATAATTAATTTAGGTTGCACCTGTAACTCCATTAATCCCCTGCGCTATTTGCGTCTGTGTTGCGATTAGTTTCATTTTGAGCTTCAGAACGGCGACGACGACAACGTTCTGAGCAGTATTTCACATCGTCCCAGCAATCTTGCCACTTTTTACGCCATGTAAAAGGACGTTGACATACCGGACAAATTTTTGTAGGTAGGTCAGATTTAGAACGAACACGCCCCATATAAATACTGTGTATATGAGAATTTGATTTCTGAGAGAGATGGAAGATAATTATAACCAGTTTGCTATGAAGGGAGAATACTTTCGGAGAACAAATGTGTTGTCAATCTATCGTAAGACATATTTTTTGGGTATATACTATTATAGGTAATTTACTTTGGCTTCCCAGTAAGTTTTTTAAGTTAAGAATCATGACCAACTAAAGGCAACAGCAAACGGCTAACTACCCGGTTATCTGGTAATTGATAAAAATTCAACTCTCCTCCCAACTCCTGCATGAGGTTTTGGCAGATTAGTAGATGTAAAGCTGGGGGTTGGTCGAGATTGGTGGGAGCAAGCACATCTTTGGATGTATTGTCATGTAGTTCTGTTAGTAGCTGTGGTTCGATCGCACCGTTGTATGTAATAGACAGTTCTAGCGATGTCTGATGTTCAGCCGCTCCAGTTGTAGAAGAAGAATATTTTATATCTAAGGGTTTTGACGCATCTAAACGGCGACACCAAATGTCAATTCTGCTGCCAATTGGAGAACGGTTACAGGCAGTAACCAATAATTCATGGATAACTAATTCAATTTTGACAATATCACCAGCGATCGCCATTGCGGATTGAGAGCTTGAACTAGGAACGCCTCTGGCTAATGGAGAATTCTTTGGTGATTCTTGCTCATCAATTGGTTGTCCCAAGCCATGTACACCAATCCACAGCTTTTGTTGTTTGAGTAAATTGTCGATGCGTTCGAGCGATCGCTTCAGTAAACTGGCTATGGGCATAGTTTCCCAACTGATATGTAGTTGCCAGTTCTCAAGTTTTAGCATTCCACTCATGGAAGTGGCTGTGTGGTCTAATTGTCTTAGCAATAGCTGGTAGCGCATCTGAGTCAGTTCATTCGCAGGAATACCCAAATCATGTATTTGTTTCAGGGATAGTGCCGTTATTCTTTGGATTTCCTCTAGACGACGATGTTTGTACCAGTTGAGTTGTCGTAATTCCTCTGTTGTGGACTCTAAAAGTCGGTTAATTTGTTTTTGACGACGCCACCAAGCTAATTGAGAAATCAGAGTTGCGATCGCATTGAGGTTTTGTTGTGACCAGCGACGCTCTTGATAGTCTGCTAATAACACTACACCTGTGATTTCATAATCAGCATTGGTACGTAATGCCATCACCAAAATTTGACCTTTATCTGGAATATTCAACCATTTTCGAGTTTCCGAGGGTAAATTATCTACCTTCAAAGTCAAGTAATTCTCCGTAACCAGTGCCCACTGAATTAGGGCTTCAGACTGGATAGGAATAGAGGCATCGGAAAAAATCCCAAATTGGCTATTGTCAGTCACTCCAGGAATAATTTCTGCCAAATTTTCACCGGGCGACCAAGATAGCAGTAACGCCAGGGGACAACCCAGAATTGATGCTATTTGTTCGAGTGCTGTATGTTCTAAATGCTTTTTATCGACCTCGACTTTGCTGTTCTGGGTTTGTGTCAGGATATTTAAGCATTGCTCAAACGCCTGGGAAGTTTTTTGCTGCTGGGTAGTGCGGTTGTGTAATTGCCACTGACGAACAATCACACCTATCTGTTGACTAACAGCCCACAGTAACTCTTTTTCGAGAGTTGTCCAAGAACGATAGGTTTCGTGAGTGATGACCAAAAGTGCTGCTGGAATATGACCGTGAGTGCATTTACAAATAAGTAGCGATCGCACTCCACTTTCTAGTAAAGAGGGCCGCCAGTTAAAAAAGCGTAAATCTTCATCTAAATTCTCAATCTCCACCGCTTCCGTTGAACGTTGCAAAAGCTGTCCATCTAATTCTTTGAGAGTATTCAGGGTAAATGTCAGCGGTCGGCGATTATGAGGCTGACTTTGGTAAATAAATTGATAATTATTCTGTTCAGGATCGTACTGCAACAGCAAAAAACGGGTGGCTGTTAATCGAGCTAAAACTTTTTTAGCACAGCTGTGTAAAGTTTCCTGAAGGTCATGTTCGCTATAGATACCTTGGGCAACTTGACCAGTCAGTTGGGCATCCTCTTGAATCTGTTTAATAGTGCTTTCCATACTTTCGTTAGGTGCAATCAAAGAGATTAAACCAGCCACACCCTGAACAAAATTTTTGTCTGCCTCCGTCCAGATTCGAGGTTCATTGCTTTCCACCGCCAGAAAACCAAGCAAGTTCTTTTGCCAGATTATTGGAGCGGCCAGGAGCGATCGCACTTTCAGCTTTTGCAGTAATTTTGCCGTAAAATGGCTTTTCAAAGAACTCCGTGCATCACCAATTGAAACAATTTGGTTAACTGCCAAAGCATAATAAAAGTCACTCAAGTCCTGTACAGTCATTCCCGCCGCTTGCTGAGTGCTGGAATTGCGATCGCTTTTGACAAGCTGATTGCTCATCCGACACCAAAAGTAGCGTCCTTCTCGCTCAAACCAATAAATATTTGTCCGACTAGGGGAGACAAATTTATGAGTT
The Nostoc punctiforme PCC 73102 genome window above contains:
- a CDS encoding tRNA (5-methylaminomethyl-2-thiouridine)(34)-methyltransferase MnmD — encoded protein: MSDLENFTPKLTADGSFTFVSEEFGESFHSHYGAKQESFFKFVEPTQLPIVAQKPVLRLLDICYGLGYNTAAALQTIWAVNPSCYVEVIGLELNPAVPQAAIAHYLFDNWNCNYIEILSQLAFEHQVQTDRLKAKLLIGDARTTIALVHQSDFTADAIFLDPFSPPQCPQLWTVEFIKQLSLCLHQDGLLATYSCSAAVRTALLSAGLAIASTPPVGRRSPGTVAAHSASGESQNHSILTPLSQVEKEHLLTRAAIPYRDPGLSDSTEVIMMRRQQEQQASLLEPTSRWQKRWLLGIQGRDFMASNL
- a CDS encoding response regulator; its protein translation is MIQWKSNHTGFTEQIVSESNPISTVKSIGSNHVVESQNNVEAYSLGLSQEDLMLENRQAVSSWIKSDINCGDDSLVSRTLQAKGSKVNRFDLDPPKVLVVDDHAASRMTAVALLGMEGYEVIEADRGSTVVGLVTQKQPDLILLDVMMPGMDGFEVCQLLKQDEQTRLIPVIFITALNDRRSRIRGIEVGADDFLTKPFDRVELAARVKSLVRQKRLNEDLDHAEQVLFSIAMSIESRDPNTGNHCERLVKLGQLFGEYLNLSRYQIRDLMWGGYLHDIGKVGIPDAVLLKKEQLTAKDWEVMKQHVLIGEKICQPLRSMRGVIPIIRHHHERWDGSGYPDALKGDDIPYLAQVFQLIDIYDALSSERPYKIAFTTEEALSVMLEEANSGWRNPKLMQQFAEFIPYCQE
- the glmU gene encoding bifunctional UDP-N-acetylglucosamine diphosphorylase/glucosamine-1-phosphate N-acetyltransferase GlmU, with the translated sequence MVVVAILAAGRGTRMKSRLPKVLHSLGGQSLVERVIESVEPLSPSRRIVIVGYQSEEVQTAMHSIPNLEFVEQTVQLGTGHAIQQLLPHLKDYTGDLLILNGDLPLIRSETLKQMLQTHAQNQNAATILTSHLPDPTGYGRVFCNNENIVQQMVEHKDCTAAQRQNQRINAGVYCFRWPDLAKVLPHLQANNAQKEYYLTDAVTQVGQVMAVDVEDNQEILGINDRLQLATAYEILQKRVKEKWMLAGVTLIDPASITIDETVELQPDVIIEPQTHLRGNTVIQTGSHIGPGSLIENSQLAENVTVQYSVVIDSTIQAGSRIGPYAHLRGHVQVGAGCRVGNFVELKNTQLGDRTNAAHLSYIGDTVVGNQVNIGAGTITANYDGVKKHRTKIGDRTKTGANSVLVAPLTLGDDVYIAAGSTVTEDVPNDSLVIARSRQVVKPAWQRKSVENKTTDQHK
- a CDS encoding DUF29 family protein, whose product is MEELLELRQFLEQGKIHEALLLVDELEEMSLSDKINKIDSYGVILLIHLIKQKAEKRSTRSWDVSIENTVREINKINKRRKSGGFYLNQAELIDILQQGYQVALKRAALEAFEGRYEAQELAAMVDQQETLTEALKLIQQ
- a CDS encoding isoaspartyl peptidase/L-asparaginase, with protein sequence MELQVQPKLIIHGGAGSSLHGKGGLETVRRSLHTVIEEVYSLLLSGATASEAVVQGCQMLEDNPRFNAGTGSVLQSDGQIRMSASLMDGTLGRFSGVINISRVKNPIELAQFLQNSPDRVLSDFGSAELAREMQLPSYNALTDLRLQEWMQERQDNFKSTMAGVVAEPELLETSNAGRGTIGVVALDVFGRLAAGTSTGGKGFERIGRVSDSAMPAGNYATSNAGVSCTGIGEDIIDECLAPRIVVRVTDGMSLKEAMQRSFGEAHQNKRDLGAIALDASGAIAWGKTSEILLAAYHDGEKIGDTLEWNDSELIGYC
- a CDS encoding DUF2256 domain-containing protein; the encoded protein is MGRVRSKSDLPTKICPVCQRPFTWRKKWQDCWDDVKYCSERCRRRRSEAQNETNRNTDANSAGD
- a CDS encoding GAF domain-containing protein; translation: MGQPQKPIAAEQQILSLGRVLQSLREEDDVDVLIETTISYLKEQFDYKLIWIALYDRLNHILFGKGGITPDRDTSFLYQKVVLSPGDLLEQVVIEQHPLGIADLQTEIRAAEWRKIAEKLQIQGTILLPIRYKDRCLGLLLLGSERWGYLLTGEAKARLMMVLGELGALLYQQEIHKQQKQTKRTDEPLLELLENLRTLNNLNQRLEAGVQATHKFVSPSRTNIYWFEREGRYFWCRMSNQLVKSDRNSSTQQAAGMTVQDLSDFYYALAVNQIVSIGDARSSLKSHFTAKLLQKLKVRSLLAAPIIWQKNLLGFLAVESNEPRIWTEADKNFVQGVAGLISLIAPNESMESTIKQIQEDAQLTGQVAQGIYSEHDLQETLHSCAKKVLARLTATRFLLLQYDPEQNNYQFIYQSQPHNRRPLTFTLNTLKELDGQLLQRSTEAVEIENLDEDLRFFNWRPSLLESGVRSLLICKCTHGHIPAALLVITHETYRSWTTLEKELLWAVSQQIGVIVRQWQLHNRTTQQQKTSQAFEQCLNILTQTQNSKVEVDKKHLEHTALEQIASILGCPLALLLSWSPGENLAEIIPGVTDNSQFGIFSDASIPIQSEALIQWALVTENYLTLKVDNLPSETRKWLNIPDKGQILVMALRTNADYEITGVVLLADYQERRWSQQNLNAIATLISQLAWWRRQKQINRLLESTTEELRQLNWYKHRRLEEIQRITALSLKQIHDLGIPANELTQMRYQLLLRQLDHTATSMSGMLKLENWQLHISWETMPIASLLKRSLERIDNLLKQQKLWIGVHGLGQPIDEQESPKNSPLARGVPSSSSQSAMAIAGDIVKIELVIHELLVTACNRSPIGSRIDIWCRRLDASKPLDIKYSSSTTGAAEHQTSLELSITYNGAIEPQLLTELHDNTSKDVLAPTNLDQPPALHLLICQNLMQELGGELNFYQLPDNRVVSRLLLPLVGHDS